One region of Primulina tabacum isolate GXHZ01 chromosome 1, ASM2559414v2, whole genome shotgun sequence genomic DNA includes:
- the LOC142541098 gene encoding aquaporin PIP2-7-like encodes MAKEVSEEAPVQHTGKDYVDPPPSPLFTLEELKLWSFYRALIAEFIATLLFLYIGVATVIGHVKLNNADQCDGVGILGIAWAFGGMIFILVYCTAGISGGHINPAVTLGLFLARKLSLVRAVAYMVAQCLGAICGVGLVKAFMKSFYNRLGGGANFVQPGYNKGTALGAEIIGTFVLVYTVFSATDPKRSARDSHVPVLAPLPIGFAVFMVHLATIPITGTGINPARSFGAAVIYNNGKIWDDQWIFWVGPFVGALAAAIYHQFILRAAAIKALGSFRSNTNN; translated from the exons ATGGCGAAAGAAGTGAGTGAAGAAGCACCGGTGCAGCATACGGGAAAGGATTACGTGGATCCGCCGCCTTCGCCGCTGTTCACTTTGGAGGAGCTCAAGCTCTGGTCTTTCTACAGAGCCCTCATAGCTGAGTTCATTGCTACCCTCCTCTTCCTCTATATCGGTGTCGCCACCGTCATAGGCCACGTAAAGCTAAATAATGCCGATCAGTGTGACGGCGTCGGTATCCTTGGAATTGCGTGGGCCTTCGGCGGGATGATCTTCATCCTTGTCTACTGCACTGCTGGCATCTCAG GGGGTCATATTAACCCGGCGGTGACTCTCGGGTTGTTCTTGGCGAGAAAGTTGTCCCTGGTTAGAGCCGTTGCTTACATGGTGGCACAGTGTTTGGGTGCTATCTGTGGTGTCGGTTTGGTCAAAGCCTTCATGAAGAGTTTCTACAACAGACTCGGAGGCGGCGCTAATTTCGTGCAACCTGGTTACAACAAGGGAACTGCTCTGGGTGCTGAGATAATCGGCACTTTTGTGCTTGTTTACACCGTCTTCTCCGCCACTGATCCCAAGCGAAGCGCCCGTGATTCTCATGTCCCG GTTTTGGCTCCACTTCCTATTGGATTTGCGGTTTTCATGGTTCATTTGGCCACAATCCCAATTACTGGAACTGGTATTAACCCTGCTAGGAGCTTTGGAGCTGCCGTGATTTACAATAATGGAAAAATTTGGGATGACCAG tgGATTTTCTGGGTCGGGCCGTTCGTGGGAGCCCTTGCGGCGGCGATTTACCACCAGTTTATTCTGCGGGCTGCCGCCATTAAAGCTCTAGGATCCTTCAGGAGCAACACCAACAACTAG
- the LOC142504743 gene encoding uncharacterized protein LOC142504743 — protein MGSTEATIRTLNSWFGNNAGLSKAYECFADSHGKWPWKPLISRSFILPKHRFTLWLMAHAKLLTRDRLSFVEDKSYVLCNEELESINHLFFQCKFSVALWKEIRNWLGMSKNMASPTAVLRVFRNCYRGNSVLSRMCITALAATVYNIWSARNRCIFDDDKPTIEDLVHRIKIFVIPTVVDVLSVVV, from the coding sequence ATGGGATCAACAGAAGCAACTATTCGAACTTTGAATTCTTGGTTTGGTAATAATGCTGGCCTCTCCAAGGCATATGAGTGCTTCGCTGATTCACACGGTAAATGGCCATGGAAACCACTGATAAGTCGATCATTCATTCTTCCGAAACACAGATTTACTTTGTGGTTGATGGCTCATGCAAAACTCCTGACTAGAGATCGCTTATCATTTGTTGAAGATAAGTCTTATGTTCTTTGCAACGAGGAACTTGAATCTATAAACCATCTTTTCTTTCAGTGCAAATTCTCGGTTGCACTATGGAAAGAGATCCGCAATTGGCTGGGAATGTCGAAGAACATGGCTTCACCCACGGCTGTTTTGagggtgtttagaaattgtTATCGTGGTAATTCGGTGTTATCTAGGATGTGTATAACGGCACTTGCAGCTACTGTTTACAACATTTGGAGCGCACGCAACAGGTGCATTTTTGATGATGATAAGCCGACGATCGAGGACTTGGTGCATAGGATTAAGATTTTTGTTATTCCTACCGTTGTTGATGTATTGAGTGTTGTAGTGTAG